A single Micromonospora luteifusca DNA region contains:
- a CDS encoding DUF4097 family beta strand repeat-containing protein, producing the protein MQKFDTPAPINAVLDIPAGRIQFIAADRADTTVEVRPSDPAKGRDIKAAEQATVSYADGVLRITASTSSNLLIGPSGSLEVTVQLPAGSRVDAKTASTELRSVGRLGDISFEGAYRRIKIDEAASVRLTAIDGDVEVGRLNGPAEISTARGDIRITEALHGTVVLRTQSGNISIAAAAGVSAALDAGTGYGRVSNSLKNDGTNGLDIRATTSHGDITARSLSV; encoded by the coding sequence ATGCAGAAGTTCGACACCCCCGCCCCGATCAACGCCGTCCTGGACATCCCCGCCGGACGCATCCAGTTCATCGCCGCGGACCGCGCCGACACCACCGTCGAGGTCCGGCCCAGCGACCCCGCCAAGGGCCGCGACATCAAGGCAGCCGAGCAGGCAACCGTCTCCTACGCCGACGGCGTCCTGCGGATCACGGCCTCGACCTCCAGCAACCTGCTCATCGGCCCGTCCGGGTCCCTGGAGGTGACCGTTCAACTGCCCGCCGGCTCCCGCGTCGATGCCAAGACCGCCAGCACCGAGCTGCGCAGTGTCGGGCGCCTCGGCGACATCTCCTTCGAGGGCGCGTACCGTCGAATCAAGATCGACGAGGCCGCGAGCGTCCGCCTCACCGCGATCGACGGCGACGTCGAGGTCGGCCGGCTCAACGGCCCTGCGGAGATCAGCACCGCGAGGGGCGACATCCGGATCACCGAGGCCCTGCACGGCACGGTCGTGCTCCGCACCCAGTCCGGCAACATCTCGATCGCCGCCGCCGCCGGCGTCTCCGCCGCTCTGGACGCGGGCACCGGCTACGGCCGTGTCAGCAACAGCCTCAAGAACGACGGCACCAACGGGCTCGACATCCGCGCAACCACCTCCCACGGCGACATCACCGCCCGCAGCCTCTCCGTCTGA
- a CDS encoding helix-turn-helix domain-containing protein, which translates to MPGGRLTQQERQQIALGLADSLPYAEIARRLDRPTSTITREVMRNGGPTAYRADLAHRATERRAHRRRPTAVRGTESDPQPHGRNAEAVAEYEETFTTVLMASGLTKMGARVLTCLFTTDAGSVTASELAQRLQVSPASVSKAITFLESQSLVRRERDERRRDRYVVDDELFYQATIASARANDQLVEIARQGVAILGPDTPAATRLENVARFLDFISESITRAAEQAREVLHTRSETTRG; encoded by the coding sequence ATGCCGGGAGGCCGACTCACCCAGCAGGAACGCCAGCAGATCGCGCTGGGGCTGGCCGACAGCCTCCCCTACGCCGAGATCGCCCGACGCCTCGACCGTCCCACCTCGACGATCACGCGTGAGGTGATGCGCAACGGCGGCCCTACCGCGTACCGCGCCGACCTGGCCCACCGCGCCACCGAGCGCCGCGCCCACCGGCGCAGGCCCACCGCCGTACGAGGCACGGAGTCAGACCCCCAGCCGCACGGGCGCAACGCCGAGGCCGTGGCCGAATACGAGGAGACGTTCACCACCGTCCTCATGGCCTCCGGCCTGACCAAGATGGGCGCCCGGGTGCTGACCTGCCTGTTCACCACTGACGCGGGCAGCGTCACCGCGTCCGAACTCGCCCAGCGCCTCCAGGTCAGCCCGGCGTCCGTCTCCAAGGCCATCACGTTCCTGGAGAGCCAGAGCCTCGTCCGCCGAGAACGCGACGAGCGCCGCCGCGACCGCTACGTCGTCGACGACGAACTCTTCTACCAGGCGACGATCGCCAGCGCGCGAGCCAACGACCAACTCGTCGAAATCGCGCGCCAGGGCGTCGCCATCCTCGGCCCCGACACCCCCGCGGCCACCCGCCTGGAGAACGTCGCCCGCTTCCTCGATTTCATCAGCGAAAGCATCACCCGCGCCGCCGAACAGGCCCGGGAAGTCCTCCACACCAGGTCCGAGACGACCCGCGGGTAG